One stretch of Candidatus Falkowbacteria bacterium DNA includes these proteins:
- a CDS encoding NYN domain-containing protein, protein MSIFKEQRVGVLVDIQNLYYSGKVLYKKKVNFGAILKESVGDRKLIRAIAYGIKTMEGLEKNFFEALEKVGYEVKTKDLQIFPGGAKKGDWDVGIAMDAVKLSQSLDVIILVSGDGDYIPLVEYVQNTNGCRVEVVAFAESASAKLMEVVDSFENLSDNKRKFLIPNIIRRKR, encoded by the coding sequence ATGTCTATTTTCAAAGAACAACGAGTCGGCGTTTTGGTCGACATTCAAAACCTGTATTATAGTGGTAAGGTTTTGTACAAAAAGAAAGTTAATTTTGGCGCCATTTTAAAAGAGTCAGTTGGTGATCGAAAACTGATTCGCGCCATAGCTTATGGTATTAAAACAATGGAAGGTTTAGAAAAGAATTTTTTTGAAGCATTGGAAAAAGTTGGCTATGAAGTTAAAACAAAAGATTTGCAAATTTTTCCTGGTGGCGCTAAAAAAGGTGATTGGGATGTGGGTATTGCTATGGATGCAGTTAAGCTGTCCCAAAGTCTTGATGTAATAATTTTAGTTTCTGGTGATGGTGATTATATTCCTTTGGTTGAATATGTTCAGAACACAAACGGTTGTCGTGTTGAAGTGGTAGCTTTTGCAGAATCTGCCAGCGCTAAACTAATGGAAGTTGTTGATAGTTTTGAAAATTTGAGTGATAACAAAAGAAAATTTTTGATTCCGAATATAATTAGGAGAAAAAGATAA